A single genomic interval of Mustela nigripes isolate SB6536 chromosome 7, MUSNIG.SB6536, whole genome shotgun sequence harbors:
- the IL1RN gene encoding interleukin-1 receptor antagonist protein isoform X2 has protein sequence MRAFPFLRVGQGGLEIACHPSGKRPCRMQVFRIWDINQKTFYLRNNQLVAGYLQGSNTKLEEKLDVVPIEPHTVFLGIHGGKLCLSCVKSGDETRLQLEAVNITDLSKSKDQDKRFTFILSDSGPTTRFESAACPGWFLCTALEADRPVSFTNTPEEARTVTKFYFQKD, from the exons ATGAGGGCATTTCCGTTTCTCAGAGTAGGACAGGGCGGCTTGG AGATAGCCTGCCATCCCTCGGGGAAGAGACCTTGCAGGATGCAAGTCTTCAG AATCTGGGATATTAACCAGAAGACCTTCTACCTGAGGAACAACCAGCTGGTTGCTGGGTACTTGCAAGGATCAAATACTAAATTGGAAG aGAAGTTAGATGTGGTGCCCATCGAGCCTCATACCGTGTTCCTGGGGATCCATGGGGGGAAGCTGTGTCTGTCCTGTGTCAAGTCTGGCGATGAGACCAGGCTCCAGCTGGAG GCAGTTAACATCACCGACCTGAGTAAGAGCAAGGATCAAGACAAGCGTTTCACCTTCATCCTCTCGGACAGCGGCCCCACCACCCGCTTCGAGTCTGCCGCCTGCCCCGGCTGGTTCCTCTGCACAGCACTTGAGGCCGACCGGCCCGTCAGCTTCACCAACACCCCCGAAGAGGCCAGGACGGTCACCAAGTTCTACTTCCAGAAAGACTAG
- the IL1RN gene encoding interleukin-1 receptor antagonist protein isoform X1, with amino-acid sequence MDTCRYPLSYLISFLLFLFHSEIACHPSGKRPCRMQVFRIWDINQKTFYLRNNQLVAGYLQGSNTKLEEKLDVVPIEPHTVFLGIHGGKLCLSCVKSGDETRLQLEAVNITDLSKSKDQDKRFTFILSDSGPTTRFESAACPGWFLCTALEADRPVSFTNTPEEARTVTKFYFQKD; translated from the exons ATGGACACCTGCAGGTATCCCCTCAGTTACCTgatctctttcctccttttcctgttcCATTCAGAGATAGCCTGCCATCCCTCGGGGAAGAGACCTTGCAGGATGCAAGTCTTCAG AATCTGGGATATTAACCAGAAGACCTTCTACCTGAGGAACAACCAGCTGGTTGCTGGGTACTTGCAAGGATCAAATACTAAATTGGAAG aGAAGTTAGATGTGGTGCCCATCGAGCCTCATACCGTGTTCCTGGGGATCCATGGGGGGAAGCTGTGTCTGTCCTGTGTCAAGTCTGGCGATGAGACCAGGCTCCAGCTGGAG GCAGTTAACATCACCGACCTGAGTAAGAGCAAGGATCAAGACAAGCGTTTCACCTTCATCCTCTCGGACAGCGGCCCCACCACCCGCTTCGAGTCTGCCGCCTGCCCCGGCTGGTTCCTCTGCACAGCACTTGAGGCCGACCGGCCCGTCAGCTTCACCAACACCCCCGAAGAGGCCAGGACGGTCACCAAGTTCTACTTCCAGAAAGACTAG
- the IL1RN gene encoding interleukin-1 receptor antagonist protein isoform X4, which yields MDTCRIWDINQKTFYLRNNQLVAGYLQGSNTKLEEKLDVVPIEPHTVFLGIHGGKLCLSCVKSGDETRLQLEAVNITDLSKSKDQDKRFTFILSDSGPTTRFESAACPGWFLCTALEADRPVSFTNTPEEARTVTKFYFQKD from the exons ATGGACACCTGCAG AATCTGGGATATTAACCAGAAGACCTTCTACCTGAGGAACAACCAGCTGGTTGCTGGGTACTTGCAAGGATCAAATACTAAATTGGAAG aGAAGTTAGATGTGGTGCCCATCGAGCCTCATACCGTGTTCCTGGGGATCCATGGGGGGAAGCTGTGTCTGTCCTGTGTCAAGTCTGGCGATGAGACCAGGCTCCAGCTGGAG GCAGTTAACATCACCGACCTGAGTAAGAGCAAGGATCAAGACAAGCGTTTCACCTTCATCCTCTCGGACAGCGGCCCCACCACCCGCTTCGAGTCTGCCGCCTGCCCCGGCTGGTTCCTCTGCACAGCACTTGAGGCCGACCGGCCCGTCAGCTTCACCAACACCCCCGAAGAGGCCAGGACGGTCACCAAGTTCTACTTCCAGAAAGACTAG
- the IL1RN gene encoding interleukin-1 receptor antagonist protein isoform X3: MAAEIACHPSGKRPCRMQVFRIWDINQKTFYLRNNQLVAGYLQGSNTKLEEKLDVVPIEPHTVFLGIHGGKLCLSCVKSGDETRLQLEAVNITDLSKSKDQDKRFTFILSDSGPTTRFESAACPGWFLCTALEADRPVSFTNTPEEARTVTKFYFQKD, encoded by the exons AGATAGCCTGCCATCCCTCGGGGAAGAGACCTTGCAGGATGCAAGTCTTCAG AATCTGGGATATTAACCAGAAGACCTTCTACCTGAGGAACAACCAGCTGGTTGCTGGGTACTTGCAAGGATCAAATACTAAATTGGAAG aGAAGTTAGATGTGGTGCCCATCGAGCCTCATACCGTGTTCCTGGGGATCCATGGGGGGAAGCTGTGTCTGTCCTGTGTCAAGTCTGGCGATGAGACCAGGCTCCAGCTGGAG GCAGTTAACATCACCGACCTGAGTAAGAGCAAGGATCAAGACAAGCGTTTCACCTTCATCCTCTCGGACAGCGGCCCCACCACCCGCTTCGAGTCTGCCGCCTGCCCCGGCTGGTTCCTCTGCACAGCACTTGAGGCCGACCGGCCCGTCAGCTTCACCAACACCCCCGAAGAGGCCAGGACGGTCACCAAGTTCTACTTCCAGAAAGACTAG